The Pristiophorus japonicus isolate sPriJap1 chromosome 2, sPriJap1.hap1, whole genome shotgun sequence DNA segment tcaggaaccggcgtccctcgatcaggaaccggcatccctcgatcaggaaccggcgtcctttgatcaggaacaggcgtccctcgatcaggaacaggcgcccctcgatcaggaacaggtgtcctttgatcaggaacaggcgtcctttgatcaggaacaggcgtcctttgatcaggaacaggtgtccctcgatcaggaacaggtaTCCTTTGATCATGAACaggcgtccctcgatcaggaacaggtaTCCTTAGATCATGAACaggtgtccctcgatcaggaaccggcgtccctcgatcaggaacaggtatcctttgatcatgaacaggtgtccctcgatcaggaaccggcgtccctcgatcaggaaccggcgtccctcgatcaggaacaggcgtccctcgatcaggaaccggcatccctcgatcaggaacaggtaTCCTTTGATCATGAACagttgtccctcgatcaggaaccgttgtccctcgatcaggaaccgttgtccctcgatcaggaaccggtgTCTCTCGATCAGGAACCGGTGTCTCTCGATCAGGAATaggcgtccctcgatcaggaacaggcgcCCTTCGATTAGGAACcggtgtccctcgatcaggaacaggcgcccctcgatcaggaacaggcgcccctcgatcaggaacaggcgtcctttgatcaggaacaggcgtccctcgatcaggaactgacgtccctcgatcaggaacaggtaTCCTTTGATCATGAACAgatgtccctcgatcaggaaccgttgtccctcgatcaggaaccattgtccctcgatcaggaaccgttgtccctcgatcaggaaccgttgtccctcgatcaggaaccgttgtccctcgatcaggaaccggtgTCTCTCGATCAGGAACCGGTGTCTCTCGATCAGGAACTGGCGTCCCTCGATTAGGAACCgatgtccctcgatcaggaaccggtgtccctcgatcaggaactggCGTCCCTCGATTAGGAACCgatgtccctcgatcaggaaccggtgtccctcgatcaggaaccggtgTCTCTCGATCAGGAACaggtgtccctcgatcaggaacaggcgcccctcgatcaggaacaggcgcccctcgatcaggaacaggcgtcctttgatcaggaacaggcgtccttagatcaggaacaggcgtccctcgatcaggaacgggcgtcctttgatcaggaacaggcgtcctttgatcaggaacaggcgtccctcgatcaggaacaggcaTCCTTTGATCAGGAACAGGCGTCCTTTGATCAGGAACAGGCGTCCTTTGATCAGGAACCGCTgcccctcgatcaggaacaggtatcctttgatcatgaacaggtgtccctcgatcaggaacaggtaTCCTTTGATCATGAACAGGTATCCTTTGATCATGAACAgatgtccctcgatcaggaaccggtgTCTCTCGATCAGGAACCGGTGTCTCTCGATCAGGAACTGGCGTCCCTCGATTAGGAACCgatgtccctcgatcaggaaccggtgtccctcgatcaggaaccggtgTCTCTCGATCAGGAACaggtgtccctcgatcaggaacaggcgcccctcgatcaggaacaggcgcccctcgatcaggaacaggcgtcctttgatcaggaacaggcgtccttagatcaggaacaggcgtccctcgatcaggaacgggCGTCCTTTGATCAGGAACAGGCATCCTTTGATCAGGAACAGGCGTCCTTTGATCAGGAACAGGCGTCCTTTGATCAGGAACCGGTgcccctcgatcaggaacaggtaTCCTTTGATTATGAACAGGTATCCTTTGATCATGAACAgatgtccctcgatcaggaaccgttgtccctcgatcaggaaccgttgtccctcgatcaggaaccggtgTCTCTCGATCAGGAACCGGTGTCTCTCGATCAGGAACTGGTGTCCCTCGATCGGGAACcggcgtccctcgatcaggaactggCGTCCCTCGATTAGGAACCgatgtccctcgatcaggaaccggtgtccctcgatcaggaaccggtgTCTCTCGATCAGGAACaggtgtccctcgatcaggaacaggcgcccctcgatcaggaacaggcgcccctcgatcaggaacaggcgtcctttgatcaggaacaggcgtccttagatcaggaacaggcgtccctcgatcaggaacgggCATCCTTTGATCAGGAACAGGCGTCCTTTGATCAGGAACCGGTgcccctcgatcaggaacaggtatcctttgatcatgaacaggtgtccctcgatcaggaacaggtatcctttgatcatgaacaggtgtccctcgatcaggaactgacgtccctcgatcaggaacaggtaTCCTTTGATCATGAACAgatgtccctcgatcaggaaccggcatccctcgatcaggaacaggcgtccctcgatcaggaaccggcgtccctcgatcaggaacaggtatcctttgatcatgaacaggtgtccctcgatcaggaaccggcgttcctcgatcaggaaccgttgtccctcgatcaggaaccattgtccctcgatcaggaaccggtgtctctcgatcaggaaccggtgtctctcgatcaggaaccggtgtccctcgatcaggaacaggcgcCCTTCGATCAGGAACCgccgtccctcgatcaggaaccggcgtccctcgatcaggaaccggcgtccctcgatcaggaacaggcgcccctcgatcaggaacaggcgcccctcgatcaggaacaggcaTCCCTTGATCAGGAACAGACGTCCTTTGATCAGGAACaggtgtccctcgatcaggaaccggtgcccctcgatcaggaacaggtatcctttgatataaaaggggtcggagagtctagtaaggaggaggaactgagggaaatccttattagtcgggaaattgtgttggggaaattgatgggattgaaggccgataaatccccagggcctgatggactgcatcccagagtacttaaggaggtggccttggaaatagtggatgcattggcagtcattttccaacattccattgactctggatcagttcctatggagtggagggtagccaatgtaaccccactttttaaaaaaggagggagagagaaaacagggaattacagaccggtcagcctgacatcggtagtgggtaaaatgatggaatcaattattaaggatgtcatagcagtgcatttggaaagaggtaatatgataggtccaagtcagcatggatttgtgaaagggaaatcatgcttgacaaatcttctggaattttttgaggatgtttccagtagagtggacaagggaaaatccagttgatgtggtatatttggactttcagaaggctttcgacaaggtcccacacaagagattaatgtgcaaagttaaagcacatgggattgggggtagtgtgctgacatggattgagaactggttgtcagacaggaagcaaagagtaggagtaaatgggaacttttcagaatggcaggcagtgactagtggggtaccgcaaggttctgtgctggggccccagctgtttacactgtacattaatgatttagacgaggggattaaatgtagtatctccaaatttgcggatgacactaagttgggtggcagtgtgagctgcaaggaggattctatgaggctgcagagcgacttggataggttaggtgagtgggcaaatgcatggcagatgaagtataatgtggataaatgtgaggttatccactttggtggtaaaaacagagagacagactattatctgaatggtgacagattaggaaaaggggaggtgcaaagagacctgggtgtcatggcacatcagtcattgaaggttggcatgcaggtacagcaggcggttaagaaagcaaatggcatgttggccttcatagcgaggggatttgagtacaagggcagggaggtgttgctacaattgtacagggccttggtgaggccacacctggagtattgtgtacagttttggtctcctaacctgaggaaggacattcttgctattgagggagtgcagcgaaggttcaccagactgattcccgggatggcgggactgacctatcaagaaagactggatcaactgggcttgtattcactggagttcagaagaatgagaggggacctcatagaaacgtttaaaattctgacggggttagacaggttagatgcaggaagaatgttcccaatgttggggaagtccagaaccaggggacacagtctaaggataagggggaagccatttaggaccgagatgaggaggaacttcttcacccagagagtggtgaacctgtggaattctctaccacagaaagttgttgaggccaattcactaaatatattcaaaaaggagttagatgaagtccttactactaggggaatcaaggggtatggtgagaaagcaggaatggggtactgaagttgcatgttcagccatgaactcattgaatggcggtgcaggctagaagggccgaatggcctactcctgcacctattttctatgtttctatgtttctatgatcatgaacaggcgtccctcgatcaggaaccggcgtccctcgatcaggaacaggcgtccctcgatcaggaaccggtgtccctcgatcaggaaccggcgtccctcgatcaggaaccggtgTCACTCGCATAAGTCTTAATGCAATATAAAAGTGGATAAAGTTCTTGCTTAGCAACAAATTTATAATTTAAGGAGAATATTTCCATTTTTGCATATGCAGTTAGCAAAAATAAGACTGAAACCTTTATTTATTATACATTATGGAAATAGTCTAGCCAGAACTCAGGAGGCTGGCCTGTCCGTACTGAGCTCTACTTGCGTAAAATACTAATTAAGTGCGATATAAATTACCACTCCTCCTGGTAATTTAACGTTATTTTTATCACTAAAAATGAATTATCCCAAAGTTTTCATTAAGCCACTTTGAATTCGGAGGAGTGGACTGTATAGGTGATTCTAAATGACACAATTACAGTAAATACGGTAATCAGTCAAAAAATTATATTTGCTTTATCACAGCAAAGGAAACAAAGCAGTGAGTTAGACACTTATAGGCCTCTGACATGTATACAGGTATCAATTTTCAACAGCAAGTGTGCTCTGTGAGTGTTTTAAAATCTATTCTGACTAATCTGACAGCTGTTGACGTTTGGAGTGCTGCAACATAATTTTTATGTGTTTGTCCGGTTTCACTAAGGGGGAGGCAGGAATTACATTAGCAAAGCATTTCGCCTTGGGAGAGTGGAATATCTATCTTTTCTATCAATTGTGAAGTGGTATTGATGATCGTGCCACGCCTCTAAACTCTACCACTTCACCCTGTGAGGTGAAGAAAGCTGCATCAAGGCAGTTAACCATGTGGAGAAAGTGGTGTTGTTGGGGGAAGGTGAGCTGACTGATTATGAGACACAATTCTTGTTCACTTGTACAGTATTATGTGTTTTTCTGCTCCATCACAGAGAGCCGCTTAATACTTGATGCCTTTGCACAGCAATGCAGTCGAGTCCTGACTCTCTTAAAGGACAATGGAAAACTTTTGGACACCAACCAACCTCAAGTCATTTCTTGTGTAAAAAAAGAGAGTGGATGTTACGATGAGCGCACAGGACAGTGCCAGCTAGTCAAAGACGCCCCAATGCAGCCACGGACATCAGACAATCCAGAGTTGGAATTACAGTATGTGCAAAAGAGACATCAAACCTCAGCCTTGCTTCGTGTGTTTACTGATTCTCTTCAAAGTTACCTACTGGCCGGGGGGCGGCCTTCACAGAGTACTGTAGGAATGAGTGAGTGCAATCATGTGACAGAAATGGATTCACTTTCCACATCTCCTACACATACTTTGGGAGGGTGGACATCCCCAGCAACATCAGAATCTCATGTCCATCCATCGTCTACATTTcctgaggaggaagaagaggatggctactgtcagaggtgccaagaGTTGGAACAGGAAGTAGTTTTACTCCAACAGGAAAATGAGGAGCTAAGGAAAACCTTGGATAGCATTCCAGGTGCGTGAAATCTGACTTAGTTATTCTAATACTGTTCCCTCATACCCTTAGTACTAGAGCTCAACTGATATTCATATTTATGCTGAATATTTTAGCGTCAGGATGGAAATTTTGGTATTGGACAACTCTATATTCTTGAACCAAGCTTTAGTCCTCATATTTATTAAAGCTGCATACATACAGAAGCAATTCCTACAATCCTCAGTGAAAGGTCCTTAGTTGTAACAAAGGAAAATTTCAGGATTGTGATTACAGGATTTTTTTCTTGGCTAGAAACACTTAAACTAACACTTAGATTTATGAACACAGTGGTCAAGCACACACTCTATTtaccttatctctctctctcttaggcggtccctcgtatcgaggatgacttgcttccacgccaaaaagggatgagttcacaggtgtttcaatgtaggacctaatattccaggtcccatactacatgttgaagggtggaacatgcctgtgcgtggatttttttaacgtgtggtagccattgcataccagccaccacacggacttgacagagctaggtcttggtccagtggcaaggattaaccaagacgactggagactagctctgctgcgcaGTAGCACTATTTTGTTGACCTTCAATAGCGCAAGACAAAATCAGGTTACGACTACCCTGATAATAGGGTAATTATTTAACTACATGGCTTAGCGTGGGCCTGATCTCTCCTTCCCCTCTATCAGCAAGTAATGCAACTGTAAATGATGGCAGAACACAATATTTGCTGACTGAATTCTGATGAGTCTAGCCAACAGTGCATATATACTCTCACCAGTCTTATGATAACCTGTTATGCAGAGATTTTTCTTTGCTGAGAATTCAATGTTTTTGGAATtcacagtgagagtgaggagattTTTATGGTTGCCATACTATAATTATTGAGGTGAAAGGCCCATAAAATGACTTTTGATCTTCATAAGAACCctgttcctgaatgctgaatagtgGCACATTCTATTCTGATGCATATTATGATTGAATTAGATGCTTATCTGAAATTATTTTCTTTCATGCAGCGCCCTGCCAGACTGTTCTTGATTATTACAAGACTGTACTCCAGCATCACAATCAACTTGTTCAACCAGCCTCAGAGGAGCAGCCAACAGAGGTACCTTTGGATGGAAGGGGTCCTTAATGATTAGCAGTTCTTGTGCTTTAGAGAGATGCAGCTCATTTTGACATTGCTGCCTAGCATTGAGATTACATCATTAGCATTTCCTCTCTGTTGATCTTAAGTTCCTTTTCCCTCAGCATTGTTTAACCCAGTGTAAGCTTTGTGGGCCTTTGTGGGCCTGTGTTTCTAGATTTTAGTTAGAAGCTTAAATTATGGTTATGAATATCGTAATTCTCAGATACATCATTAAGGACTAAAAAGGTGTAGCATTTGACAGTAAAGTTTTGATTTTCTGAAGATTGCAGGACTGTACAAATCGTCATTTTTTGGTGCAATATTTTGTGCACTGGCATTAATTTATGTCATTTGTTTTACACTGTACTTGGTAGCAACTTAACCTAGCAGTAATTATGAGAAACTCTGGTTTCACATCCAATCAAACAGTTGGAATCAAAAATCTCATTTTTTACTTGGACATGATGACATAAATTTCAGGTTTAATTGTTACAGGGTAGAATGGAAAACACTGAAACATTTGAAGTGCGAAACTTGAACATTTTATCTTAAAGATACAACACATTCAGCTTTTATATGGTCATGTTTGATTTATGATCAAAACAGACATAcaaaattgacgggcaggaaaagaccagcctgCTCCACACCATGATGGCCGGAGCATCATGATAAAcacttcctccctccttcccctgcaacaaccccccccaccaccaacccaccccCTCGCAGTCATgtaatctgggagaggcaaaaaaacagataaaacccagGGCAAGagaaaaaatactctggaaaattcctctctgaatccctcaggcaatcaaaactagctcACAGGAACCAAATGTTAGCTATAAAGTCATTTGCCTTCTATCTGATGCGATCTCTGCCGCAGTCAGGAACCGGTCCAACCCCCTCTTGAAGGCATGCAGAGAatcagcacccaccacaccagccTATTAAGTAATTCCAGAGGCTCACTGGGAAAAGAAGGACCGCTTAACATCCAGTCTATTTCTACTCTTACATAGTTTAAACTTATGTCCCCTGATCCTTCCTAATCTGTTCaactggaataatctatcaatagACACGCTCTACAGTCCTttaattattttatagacctcCTATCAAGTTATCTCTAAGTCTGCACTGCTCTAAAGTAACTAGACCAAGGTCCTTGAGCTTATCTGAGTCCCTGAGGTTCTTTAAACTGAGAATCATTCTTGTAGCTCTCCTCTGGACCTTTTCCAAGTACACTATATCACCTACCATGTGGGGGGACCAAAACTGGTCACAGTATTCCAGACGTGGTCTGACCAGCGACCTGTCAAATGGTCTGCTTTGACTTACACTGGATGATTTTATTAATACAACATTGCACCTCTGACAGTAGccatcctcttcctcctgctctggGAATGTAAATGATGGATGGCCGTGAACATAAAGCACTCCAAGATGTAACTGATTGAGTTATAAATGCATCACAACTTGAGAGAACTAAGTACCCTCGATATGATGTGTTTCTCTGTGATTCTTTTATGAACTCAATACTTCAACAATAAGTGCttctgaaataaaaaataaaaaaatgatgGTGTAATGTGCCATCAactggttatatatatatatatatatatatatatgtttcatATATTTAATCTTTtactttttaaaattctcatctagtTATTCTATATTCTATATTAAATAGAGAATAGTAGCAGTAGTTATAAGAAACTCTGGTCGATCTCAGTTAGATTTTCACATCCAATCAACAGTTGGAACAGTTGGGAGTGAGTGGGAAGACTAACATCTGAGTAAATGGTTCAAATAAGGTCACAAACTGTGGAACTCAAAGTTTTAAATGCAAGACCTGATTCCGGTCCCTCAATAGGTGTGGCATGTGCAGGGAGTGTGTGGCAGAAAATATCGTTGCATATTATTTGTGAGTGTTTATTCCatttttaaattctgtttttgTTGGCAGCGTAGATTATGTCTGTCATGCCATATCAAACATAACATTGTTTACAGGAAAGGATTTTAATGCCTGATGATAGTGACAAAAGGGTGAAGCAATTTTGAATCTACTGTTGATTATCCATGTTTACCACAGTGGCTATATGTTAAAATTAAATGCAGTGAATCTTTACTCTAATACTTCACCAAGGAGCCAAATGAGGCAGTTTTGTGCACATTTTTTACGTATCAAGGAACTGTAGCTGATCCCCAATAGTGCATTATATTCAAGGCAGTGATGCTGAATACAGAGCTCCATCAATGAGTTGTTCAGTATAAAATGTAAATCTTAAATGAGATGAACAAAATTGTGAGCTGTAAAGCGTCTGAACACTATTATGCAGATTCATATTTAATCACATTTATTTTGATTAAACTGTCTTTGTCTATTCAAATGTTTCTCATCTTCAATTTTCAGGGAAACAAACAGTTGTTGAACAACTATCCGGTCTATATCACTAGTAAGCAGTGGGATGAGGCTGTCAATTCATCTAAAAAGGATGGCCGTCGACTTCTCCGTTACCTCATAAGATTTGTGTTTACAACAGATGAACTGAAGTATTCATGTGGACTGGGGAAAAGGAAACGATCAATGCCACTAGGGGAGCCAGGCCCTGAGCGGCGTCCTCTCGATCCAGTCAAAGTGACCTGTCTCCGAGGTATGAATCAAAGTTACAGTGTTCGTAGGACAATATGTACGTAGTTACAGGGTACATGTAAAAACAAAGGCAGTACGATTGATCCAGTTGGTAATTTTAGGTGCCTACCATGGTTcagttgatagcactgtcaattttgtgtcagcaggttgtggattcaagtcccactccagagacttaagtacATAAtcttcagtgaagtactgagggagtgctgcactgttggaggtgctgtctttcagatgagatgttaaactgaggcccagtctgccctctcaggtgaatgtaaaagatcccatgacagtatttctaagaagagcagggtgttctggccaatatttatccctcatctagCACCACTTAAAAAAACATAAtatcaagtctttcttttctttaaatgtAAGGTCTGGTGTGTTACTGAGTCATACAGACTAGGAAGCTCAGTTCTTATCTGTGGTGAGTTAGCTGATTCAATGAAGCCAGCAGCTGAGTATAAAGTTAGCCTTCGTGACCCTGAGTGCTGGGCAGGAAAAACACAGCTAATGCTCCCACTCCTGTGACTGCTGCTGGAAAGGGCATGTAGAAACACTGGATGAGGATAGGATTGCATTCTATTCTGATGCCACTTACAATGAAATAGCCTGGCAACACTTGcatgggctcacacatgaagaactgCGACTAGGGCAAAATACTGGAGGGGAACTGTACACAAAGAAGAGTCAGTGCCTGCAGAAAAAGAAAAAAGTGTTCTAATAAGGGAAGGATAGTATTTCTTTAGAAACATAAATATATGCTGTCTTCAATTGGCTTTCATTCTGCCAATCACACTTTGGTCTCGAAGGCTCTCTCAGCTGAGTCCTGCACTGTTATTTCAAAAGACTATGTCAAGCCTTTGAGTTCTGTGCTGGTTAAGCACACAGCTGCTAATGGCATCTAATGTACATTttactcaaaattgcccaggagttgctccgttttttttggagcaacttgtttttctggagtatcttaaaaattctcATTTTGCAcagtcaatttgcgccagtgtaaatgagttagttacgatttttttagtttagtttagtttttctcaaaagggggcgttaccagccacctacgcaagttttggccatttaggccactttggccagctaatagttactccaaatctacttggccagcgtatatggccacttgtgaaaacccttgtggagagttaagaaatcagtgcaggtaggtatatcggaggccagcaggacttaatgacttgactaaagaatgtgaataggatcaagcagctatacaggacatcacatgacaaacttcgcaaagttaatttactatacaacagaagcagtcatggaagcttaaactacaacaataaaaaaagtaaaagatagttgaattaaattgccctaatctctcaactaatttaaacaattatttgtttgctatgattatactgggccaaaattgagcccatataatctaaataaagtctacttcaataaataagatattctttcagtgttcctccgtcacttatgttcttctttcacaatagcaccaggtgaatgggcttgacaaatggtcaccactattcacaagagacaaaacatatttacataattttttcaaaatatctaaataaaaaatagaagtaagtcctaccctaccttcatcttcagcccgggaaagcagcgggccagcctgtgcggtagccactcggcctgggataggggcgggacgcaccagCAGCTGGTAGGATGAaaatgatgatgatcgggtcccacgctgccacgagaggctgggggcgaggagctactgcgcatgcgcgcacactccaacatgCATGTGCAtacgtcctggcactgttttcagcgcaggatgctggctccgcccccgacccgactgaCCATGCTGCGCGAAGACCCGGGAAAGGCCGGACAGcgaccaaagtggggagcgattttttttcggagcacttttcaacgcagaaaagcaccgcatctctggtgagtgcgccaaaaaaaggggtgggccaattttgagcccataaggTCTAATTAAGCCATAGTAGTGTTCTAATCAGTCTGGCCTGGCCCATGTGCATTTACCTGCTATGTGTCAGGCTGAACAGCCTTTTTTAAGACTTACTAAAAGtataaaacagaaaacactggTAAAAATCagcgtcaggcagcatctgtgaagagaatagATAAGTTGAAGTTTCAGGTGTGGTCCCTCCTTGAGAACTGGAAGATATTGCAGTATTTAAAAATGAACTGAAAAGGGAAGAGGGTGGGAAAACACACACATAGGCCATAACCTTATTGCTCTGCAAGTGCGAGTTTGgtggtgggcccgctgtcaaaatggccgtgattgaaagCGGGCGGAagttatttaagcagcattttaccaagtCCAGaagatttttccaagttttttacgaAGTTCATCTCCCTCAGGCATCACGACAGgcaagtgtgttgggttctcaacaactctggattggtttgactagttgacagctgcagaagtggtgtaaaagctaccatttcacagctgttcaatttccaatcaaagaagctggagccttcaggaattggaatacacttttcagtttTATGGAAGTTTGAAGTGTTTGGACtatactctctatccagtgtcacctccttggagcatcctctctcaccattgacagatcgcttctgtcatctcaacttcacctccatctattccagcagcataggtgcccttgaaaaaatcccaCTTTGGTCCGCAgagcccaccacgatcagccccaacaccaacatcactaaacacaccagcatcaccaacaacaacaacaaccttctccgcaatcacctggtgctgcacaagacgcagggcatcagcacccgaccacatttctGCCCggaacaccagggatggcctcaaaatgaccacatttacttcacaTGATGCTGTGCATCCTGACTGTCGCaggatgcgtcaggttggcaccaccccacaccaacaccctgaagcgtccctacaatgcccaagccattcctttcacactcatcatcattacaaggtgtaccgttatgtctcaacattcactgcatctcactaagccacttgcaaaggtgcacacagatctgtccaagaatacaAAGTGTTGCAAATATGGATTtaaatatttgacaacacattagcagaaactttaagaacataagaaataggagcaggagtaggccatacgactcttcgagcctgctccgccattcaataagatcatggctgatcattgacctc contains these protein-coding regions:
- the LOC139229057 gene encoding BEN domain-containing protein 4, producing the protein MEEMNQAEDEGLRSGTICKQRNPYSVLKPFPGKKVMVRRYERPTMVQMPQLAIGTGGGGEAHHQNHHHPPLAINTEQQHQQQHHCHHQHPQQQHYPYQSVSNSRIAPGAAAASTATFASASQSHLEATAPDHSSVRYNNISAHQSGAVNSNINLSAESRLILDAFAQQCSRVLTLLKDNGKLLDTNQPQVISCVKKESGCYDERTGQCQLVKDAPMQPRTSDNPELELQYVQKRHQTSALLRVFTDSLQSYLLAGGRPSQSTVGMSECNHVTEMDSLSTSPTHTLGGWTSPATSESHVHPSSTFPEEEEEDGYCQRCQELEQEVVLLQQENEELRKTLDSIPAPCQTVLDYYKTVLQHHNQLVQPASEEQPTEGNKQLLNNYPVYITSKQWDEAVNSSKKDGRRLLRYLIRFVFTTDELKYSCGLGKRKRSMPLGEPGPERRPLDPVKVTCLREFIRMHCTSNPDWWMPSEEQINKVFSDAVGHARQGRAVGTFLGCSGGSYYESFDQQMSQDDVFNKGCHEGSGD